One part of the Anopheles coustani chromosome 2, idAnoCousDA_361_x.2, whole genome shotgun sequence genome encodes these proteins:
- the LOC131263524 gene encoding protein PTHB1, translating to MSLFKVRNWWKTQCPAVEPAYDSFSLHCARLCIEEGEKDSIVVGSHTGQLCIYQPSGGKPELPDLDGEESGQQEQPALDVNSDAFENVFQHSDVILEVRLPFPVIGVTSGKFTTAGKNDTRLQLAVLHPMKLSIYQIVTVDGIAEHGDHTKLVPLYDHPLTRPAFSLCHGPFGGVKGREFLCVQHLDGSLRFFEQDGISFERSLANDRHIPSPVHYLPRVDCFVTVAPSWTLECFRYQDISEPIEELRRHDPIWSLCVGEYALDVNVHQISNSESVIVVLGENNLVCVTDTGKVRFIKKLDYSPVCFHTFVVGWYWEPGARLILSVVSESGSLLLYENDQIIWSAQLPDVPVAIGRANVAGLPGALVTLGPTGALMVGYLGSEPQLFKVPALNLAPFEIARCQRELLELEREIRTGVDPSDASIANAAAERDVTVQLELAEATITGCTHPTDIPNASSVPIEMCQLSVTVRAELNLEMLQVTVATDRAVRCTKDSFLFRDVVAHSTESLQAWIYPGEPAIPGSLTVAVFCSYTNKQGITRVLQRDAQLPLRLFVKGCQPSKEAQHKVTLSLAGGTGSAVGTLGHHFPEFLSEGTSGGPSALGLQSLTVGDGRRVTIVAAKNTNRFRVQSDDLALLCLGLDCLVRRLSEGGGVVRPPKVILGGVPSVNELLKVFQTHHELRKELKRLETELETTTGQMRLFERRFVVKLQERSLRALDGTLMLLKRNHSAVAKACQQLKSARQQVKLSQIHMTAVLHLFGLCYSHSANVPGGGKYLECLRGLLTSTVIDSTEQSYEEMLLPVVRFLDQTGPLRKSTSTPGPSGDNDGVIDDALDEATLYGTVGETDPTVCHDLLRRHLVRVLGRVNDRMASGAKAAPGSGRNSVDFEDESLPEAHNEDGEEEEENEGEQDKAAEPIPGSPSLKIGSSVSEWVNYEKVSDLPM from the exons ATGTCTCTGTTCAAGGTGCGTAATTGGTGGAAAACGCAGTGTCCGGCGGTGGAACCGGCGTACGATTCCTTTTCGCTCCACTGCGCGCGGCTGTGCATCGAGGAGGGCGAGAAGGACAGCATAGTGGTGGGGTCCCACACGGGTCAGCTGTGCATCTACCAACCGTCCGGCGGTAAGCCGGAGCTGCCCGACCTGGACGGGGAGGAAAGCGGCCAGCAGGAACAACCCGCGTTGGACGTCAACTCGGATGCGTTCGAGAATGTGTTCCAGCATTCGGATGTCATCCTCGAGGTTCGGCTCCCGTTCCCGGTGATCGGTGTGACCAGTGGCAAGTTCACCAC AGCTGGTAAAAACGATACACGGTTGCAGCTGGCCGTGTTGCATCCGATGAAGCTTTCCATCTACCAGATCGTGACCGTCGATGGCATCGCGGAGCACGGAGACCACACGAAGCTGGTGCCCCTGTACGACCACCCGTTGACCAGGCCAGCCTTCTCGCTCTGCCACGGACCGTTCGGGGGTGTGAAGGGGCGTGAGTTCCTGTGCGTCCAGCATCTCGACGGATCGCTCCGTTTCTTCGAACAGGACGGCATCAGCTTCGAGCGCAGCCTGGCCAACGACAGGCACATACCGTCACCGGTACATTATCTCCCGCGGGTGGATTGCTTCGTAACGGTGGCCCCGAGCTGGACCCTGGAGTGCTTCCGCTACCAGGACATCTCCGAGCCGATCGAAGAGCTCCGGCGGCACGACCCAATCTGGTCGCTGTGCGTGGGCGAATACGCGCTCGATGTGAATGTTCACCAGATTTCCAA tTCCGAATCGGTCATTGTCGTACTTGGGGAGAACAATCTGGTGTGCGTCACCGACACTGGCAAGGTGCGTTTCATCAAGAAGCTCGACTACTCGCCCGTCTGCTTTCACACGTTCGTCGTTGGCTGGTACTGGG AACCGGGCGCACGGTTGATTCTATCCGTCGTGTCGGAGAGCGGTTCGCTGCTGCTTTACGAAAACGATCAAATCATTTGGTCCGCCCAGCTACCGGACGTTCCGGTGGCGATCGGGCGGGCCAACGTTGCCGGACTGCCCGGTGCGCTCGTGACGCTCGGTCCCACCGGTGCCCTGATGGTCGGGTACCTCGGCTCGGAGCCCCAGCTGTTCAAGGTGCCCGCCCTCAATCTGGCTCCGTTCGAGATTGCACGCTGTCAGCGGGAGCTGCTCGAGTTGGAGCGTGAAATTCGTACCGGCGTGGACCCGAGTGACGCCAGCATCGCCAATGCGGCCGCCGAGCGGGATGTCACCGTGCAGCTAGAGCTCGCCGAGGCCACCATCACCGGCTGCACGCATCCGACCGACATCCCCAACGCCAGCAGTGTGCCGATCGAAATGTGCCAACTATCCGTCACGGTTCGAGCGGAGCTGAACCTCGAGATGCTGCAGGTAACGGTGGCCACCGATCGAGCCGTACGCTGCACGAAAGACTCGTTCCTGTTCCGTGACGTCGTGGCCCACAGCACCGAAAGCCTCCAGGCGTGGATCTATCCCGGTGAACCCGCCATCCCGGGGTCGCTCACTGTGGCGGTGTTTTGCTCGTACACCAACAAGCAGGGCATCACCCGTGTCCTCCAGCGGGACGCCCAGCTACCGCTCCGGCTGTTCGTCAAAGGTTGCCAGCCGTCGAAGGAAGCCCAGCACAAGGTAACACTGTCCCTTGCCGGGGGGACAGGCTCGGCCGTTGGAACACTGGGACACCACTTTCCCGAGTTCCTCTCCGAAGGGACGTCCGGAGGTCCGAGTGCGCTGGGACTGCAGTCACTGACCGTTGGCGACGGGCGTAGGGTGACGATTGTTGCGGCCAAAAATACCAACCGTTTCCGGGTGCAATCGGACGACCTGGCGCTTCTTTGCCTCGGGCTCGACTGTCTCGTGCGAAGGCTTTCCGAAGGTGGAGGAGTGGTGCGCCCGCCCAAGGTGATCCTTGGCGGAGTGCCTTCGGTGAACGAGCTACTGAAGGTGTTTCAAACCCATCACGAGCTGCGCAAGGAACTGAAACGATTAGAG ACTGAACTGGAAACTACCACCGGCCAGATGCGACTGTTCGAGCGGCGGTTCGTCGTGAAGCTGCAGGAACGTTCCCTGCGGGCCCTGGACGGGACGCTGATGCTGCTCAAACGAAACCACTCCGCCGTGGCCAAAGCATGCCAGCAGCTAAAGTCCGCTCGGCAACAAGTGAAACT GTCCCAAATCCATATGACGGCCGTTCTGCACCTGTTCGGTCTGTGCTACTCCCATTCGGCCAACGTACCCGGCGGTGGTAAGTATCTCGAGTGTCTCCGGGGTCTGCTGACTAGCACCGTCATCGACAGCACGGAACAGAGCTACGAAGAAATGTTACTCCCGGTGGTAAGGTTCCTCGATCAGACGGGTCCACTGCGGAAGTCAACCAGTACCCCAGGTCCAAGCGGTGACAACGACGGGGTGATCGATGACGCACTCGATGAAGCCACCCTGTACGGCACCGTTGGGGAAACCGATCCCACCGTCTGCCACGATCTGCTCCGTCGGCACCTTGTGCGAGTGCTCGGACGCGTCAACGATCGAATGGCAAGCGGAGCGAAGGCGGCACCCGGCAGCGGACGAAACAGTGTGGACTTCGAGGATGAGTCTCTTCCGGAGGCCCACAATGAAGACggcgaagaggaggaggagaacgaAGGCGAACAGGACAAGGCAGCTGAACCGATTCCCGGATCTCCGTCCCTCAAGATCGGCTCGAGCGTCAGCGAGTGGGTGAACTACGAGAAGGTTTCGGATCTGCCGATGTAA